In Vulpes lagopus strain Blue_001 chromosome 1, ASM1834538v1, whole genome shotgun sequence, a genomic segment contains:
- the SKIV2L gene encoding helicase SKI2W: protein MLETEQLVLPPPDPLDLPLRPVELGCTGRWELLNVPGAPESTLPHGLPPCAPDLQQEAEQLFLSSPAWLPLHGVEHSVRKWQRKMDPWSLLATLGAPVPSDLQAQRHPNTGQILGYKEVLLENTNLSATTSLSLRRPPGPISQSLWGNPTQYPFWPGGMDEPTITDLSTREEAEEEIDFEQDLLTVPPGFKKGVDFAPKDHPTPAPGLLSLSHLLEPLDLGGGDEDETEAVGQPGIPRGDTVSATPCSASLARASSLEDLVLKETSTAISPPEPPKPVPQEQWAIPVDVTSPVGDFYRLIPQPAFQWSFEPDVFQKQAILHLERHDSVFVAAHTSAGKTVVAEYAIALAQKHMTRTIYTSPIKALSNQKFRDFRNTFGDVGLLTGDVQLHPEASCLIMTTEILRSMLYSGSDVIRDLEWVIFDEVHYINDAERGVVWEEVLIMLPDHVSIILLSATVPNALEFADWIGRLKRRQIYVISTVARPVPLEHYLFTGNSPKTQGELFLLLDSRGAFHTKGYYAAVEAKKERMSKHAQTFGAKQPTHQGGPAQDRGVYLSLLASLRTRAQLPVVVFTFSRGRCDEQASGLTSLDLTTSSEKSEIHLFLQRCLARLRGSDRQLPQVLHMSELLHRGLGVHHSGILPILKEIVEMLFSRGLVKVLFATETFAMGVNMPARTVVFDSMRKHDGSTFRDLLPGEYVQMAGRAGRRGLDPTGTVILLCKGRVPEMADLHRMMMGKPSQLQSQFRLTYTMILNLLRVDALRVEDMMKRSFSEFPSRKDSKAHEQALAELTKRLGALEEPDMTGQLVDLSEYYGWGEELTETRSLIQRRIMESVNGLKSLSAGRVVVVKNQEYHNTLGVILQVSSNSASRVFTTLVLCDKPVSEDPQERAPAAPDVPYPDDLVGFKLFLPEGPCDHTVAKLQPGDVATITTKVLRVNGEKILEDFSKRQQPKFKKDPPIAAVTTAVQELLRLAQAYPAGPPTLDPVNDLQLKDVSVVEGGLRARKLEELIWGAQCVHSPRFSAQYMKLRERMQIQKEMERLRFLLSDQSLLLLPEYHQRVEVLRTLGYVDEAGTVKLAGRVACAMSSHELLLTELMFDNALSALRPEEIAALLSGLVCQSPGDPGEQLPSTLKQGVERVRAVAKRIGEVQVACGLNQTVEEFVGELNFGLVEVVYEWARGMPFSELAGLSGTPEGLVVRCIQRLAEMCRSLRGAARLVGEPVLGAKMETAATLLRRDIVFAASLYTQ from the exons ATGTTGGAGACCGAACAACTcg TGCTCCCTCCTCCAGATCCCCTGGATCTACCCCTTCGGCCCGTGGAGCTGGGATGCACAGGGCGCTGGGAGCTCCTGAATGTGCCTGGGGCTCCGGAGAGCACC CTTCCCCATGGCCTCCCACCCTGTGCGCCAGATCTGCAGCAGGAAGCAGAGCAGTTGTTTTTGTCATCTCCAGCCTGGTTGCCTCTACATGGTGTGGAGCACTCCGTCCG aAAATGGCAGAGGAAGATGGATCCTTGGTCTCTCCTGGCCACACTGGGGGCCCCAGTGCCCTCTGACCTTCAGGCCCAAAGACACCCAAACACAGGCCAGATACTGGGCTACaaagag GTCCTGCTGGAGAATACAAACCTATCAGCTACAACCTCCTTGTCTCTTCGCCGGCCCCCAGGGCCCATCTCCCAGTCCCTTTGGGGGAATCCAACACAGTACCCTTTCTGGCCAG GTGGAATGGATGAGCCCACCATAACAGATCTGAGTACTcgggaggaggctgaggaggagaTAGACTTTGAGCAAG ACCTTCTTACGGTTCCACCTGGCTTCAAGAAAGGTGTGGACTTTGCACCAAAGG ATCACCCAACTCCAGCTCCTGGCTTGCTCAGCCTCAGTCATTTGCTGGAACCTCTGGATTTGGGTGGGGGTGATGAGGATGAGACTGAGGCAGTGGGACAGCCAGGAATTCCCAGAGGGGACACTGTTTCAGCCACCCCCTGCAGTGCTTCCCTGGCCCGAGCAAGCAGCTTGGAGGACCTAGTGTTGAAG GAAACATCCACAGCTATATCTCCTCCAGAGCCCCCCAAACCTGTGCCTCAGGAGCAGTGGGCGATTCCTGTGGATGTCACCTCCCCTGTTGGTGATTTCTACCGCCTCATTCCCCAGCCAGCCTTCCAG TGGTCGTTTGAGCCGGATGTGTTCCAGAAACAAGCCATTCTGCACTTGGAGCGGCACGACTCCGTCTTTGTCGCAGCTCACACATCTGCGGGGAAGACAGTTGTGGCCGAATATGCCATTGCCCTTGCGCAGAAACACATGACGCG GACCATCTACACATCACCCATCAAGGCCCTGAGCAACCAGAAGTTCCGAGACTTTCGAAACACATTTGGGGATGTGGGATTGCTCACTGGGGATGTACAGCTGCACCCAGAGGCCTCCTGTCTCATTATGACAACAGAGATCCTTCG TTCCATGCTGTACAGTGGCTCAGATGTCATCCGGGACCTGGAGTGGGTCATCTTTGATGAGGTTCACTACATCAATGATGCTGAG cGTGGGGTTGTGTGGGAGGAGGTGCTCATCATGCTCCCTGACCATGTCTCCATCATCCTACTGAGTGCTACCGTCCCCAACGCCCTCGAGTTCGCTGACTGGATCGG GCGGCTGAAACGTCGCCAGATCTATGTGATCAGCACTGTTGCCCGCCCCGTTCCCTTGGAGCATTATCTTTTCACGGGGAACAGCCCCAAGACCCAGGGGGAGCTCTTTCTGTTGCTGGACTCTCGAGGGGCCTTCCACACAAAGGG GTACTATGCAGCTGTGGAGGCCAAGAAGGAGCGGATGAGCAAACATGCCCAGACCTTTGGGGCAAAACAGCCCACACATCAGGGGGGACCTGCGCAG GACCGAGGAGTGTACCTATCCCTTCTGGCCTCCCTTCGCACCCGCGCACAGCTGCCCGTAGTGGTGTTCACCTTCTCCCGGGGTCGCTGTGATGAGCAAGCGTCGGGCCTCACCTCTCTTGATCTCACCACGAGCTCAGAGAAGAGTGAGATTCACCTCTTCCTGCAACGCTGCCTTGCTCGCCTCCGGGGCTCTGACCGCCAGCTGCCCCAG GTCCTACACATGTCTGAGCTTTTGCACCGTGGCCTGGGTGTGCACCACAGCGGCATCCTGCCTATTCTTAAAGAGATCGTGGAGATGCTCTTCAGTCGAGGCCTGGTCAAG GTCTTATTTGCCACAGAGACCTTTGCCATGGGTGTAAATATGCCTGCCCGAACGGTGGTGTTTGACTCCATGCGGAAGCACGACGGTTCTACCTTCCGGGATCTGCTCCCTGGAGAGTATGTGCAGATGGCAGGCCGTGCAGGCCGGAGGGGCCTGGATCCCACAGGCACTGTCATCCTGCTCTGCAAGGGCCGTGTGCCTGAGATGGCAGACCTGCACCGCATGATGATG GGGAAGCCATCACAGTTGCAGTCCCAGTTCCGACTCACGTACACCATGATCCTGAACCTGCTGCGGGTGGACGCCCTCAGGGTGGAAGACATGATGAAGAGAAGCTTTTCTGAGTTTCCATCCCGCAAGGACAGCAAG GCCCATGAACAGGCTCTAGCTGAACTGACCAAGAGACTAGGGGCCTTGGAGGAACCTGACATGACTGGCCAACTGGTTGACCTGTCTGAGTATTATGGCTGGGGGGAGGAACTGACAGAGACCCGAAGCTTGATCCAG CGACGCATCATGGAGTCTGTGAATGGGCTCAAGTCTCTCTCAGCGGGAAGGGTGGTGGTTGTGAAGAATCAGGAGTATCACAACACattgggtgtgatcctgcag GTCTCCTCGAATTCTGCCAGCAGGGTATTTACAACCCTGGTCTTGTGTGATAAACCTGTGTCTGAGGACCCACAGGAGAGGGCGCCAGCCGCCCCTGATGTGCCATACCCGGATGACCTTGTGGGATTCAAGCTGTTCCTGCCTGAAG GGCCCTGTGACCACACAGTGGCCAAGCTCCAGCCCGGAGATGTAGCCACTATCACCACCAAGGTGCTCCGAGTGAATGGGGAGAAGATCTTGGAGGACTTCAGCAAGAGGCAGCAACCAAAATTCAA GAAGGATCCTCCCATTGCAGCCGTGACCACTGCTGTCCAGGAACTGCTGCGTCTGGCTCAGGCCTACCCAGCAGGACCCCCGACCCTTGACCCTGTCAATGACCTGCAGCTCAAGGATGTATCTGTGGTAGAGGGGGGGCTCCGGGCCCGGAAGCTGGAGGAGCtgatctggggggctcagtgtgTGCACAGCCCCCGTTTCTCTGCCCAG TACATGAAGCTGCGAGAGCGAATGCAGATACAGAAGGAGATGGAGCGCCTGCGCTTCCTGCTGTCAGATCAATCACTGCTGCTGCTCCCAGAGTATCATCAGCGAGTAGAG GTGCTCCGAACCCTGGGTTACGTAGATGAGGCGGGCACCGTGAAGCTGGCAGGGCGGGTGGCCTGCGCCATGAGCAGCCATGAGCTGCTCCTCACTGAGCTCATGTTTGACAATGCTCTGAGTGCCCTGCGGCCAGAGGAGATTGCAGCCCTACTCTCTGGCCTGGTCTGCCAgagccctggggaccctggggagcAGCTCCCAAGTACCCTCAAACAG GGAGTGGAACGTGTCCGGGCTGTGGCCAAGCGGATCGGTGAGGTCCAGGTGGCCTGTGGCCTGAACCAGACAGTGGAGGAATTTGTCGGGGAGCTGAATTTTGGGCTGGTTGAGGTTGTGTACGAGTGGGCCCGTGGCATG CCCTTTTCCGAGTTGGCGGGGCTGTCAGGGACCCCTGAGGGCCTGGTGGTCCGCTGCATCCAGCGCCTGGCTGAGATGTGTCGCTCGCTGAGGGGGGCAGCCCGCCTGGTAGGTGAGCCTGTGCTAGGTGCCAAGATGGAGACGGCAGCTACCCTGCTACGGAGGGACATCGTCTTTGCTGCCAGCCTGTACACTCAGTGA
- the NELFE gene encoding negative elongation factor E, with the protein MLVIPPGLSEEEEALQKKFNKLKKKKKALLALKKQSSSSTASQGGVKRSLSEQPVVDTATATEQAKQLVKSGAISAIKAETKNSGFKRSRTLEGKLKDPEKGPVPTFQPFQRSISADDDLQESSRRPQRKSLYESFVSSSDRLRELGPDGEEAEGPGAGDGPPRSFDWGYEERGGARSSTSPPRSRSRDHSRERNRDRDRDRERDRDRDRDRDRDRDRDRDRDRDRDRDRDRDREREGPFRRSDSFPERRAPRKGNTLYVYGEDMTPTLLRGAFSPFGNIIDLSMDPPRNCAFVTYEKMESADQAVAELNGTQVESVQLKVSIARKQPMLDAATGKSVWGSLAVQNSPKGCHRDKRTQIVYSDDVYKENLVDGF; encoded by the exons ATGTTGGTGATACCCCCCGGACTgagcgaggaggaggaggctctGCAGAAGAAATTCAACAAACTCAAGAAAAAG AAAAAGGCATTGCTGGCTCTGAAGAAGCAAAGTAGTAGCAGCACAGCCAGCCAAGGCGGTGTGAAACGCT CACTGTCGGAACAGCCTGTGGTGGACACAGCCACGGCAACAGAGCAGGCAAAGCAGCTAGTGAAGTCAGGAGCCATCAGTGCCATCAAGGCTGAGACCAAGAACTCAGGCTTCAAGCGTTCTCGAACCCTAGAGGGGAAGTTAAAG gaccctgagaaggGGCCAGTTCCCACTTTCCAGCCGTTCCAAAGAAGCATATCTGCCGATGATGATCTGCAGGAG TCGTCCAGACGCCCCCAAAGGAAATCTCTGTATGAGAG TTTTGTGTCTTCCAGTGATCGGCTTCGGGAACTGGGGCCagatggggaggaggcagagggcccAGGGGCTGGTGATGGTCCCCCTCGAAGCTTTGACTGGGGCTATGAAGAACGTGGTGGTGCCCGCTCCTCAACCTCCCCCCCACGAAGCCGCAGCCGGGACCACAGTCGTGAGCGGAACCGAGACAGAGACCGTGATCGAGAACGGGATCGAGACCGTGATCGGGACAGGGACCGCGATCGGGACAGGGACCGCGATCGGGACAGGGACCGCGATCGGGACAGGGACCGCGATCGAGAACGAGAGGGCCCTTTCCGCA GGTCGGATTCGTTCCCTGAACGCAGGGCCCCTCGGAAGGGGAATACTCTCTATGTGTATGGAGAGGACATGACGCCCACCCTCCTTCGTGGGGCCTTCTCTCCCTTTGGAAACATCATTGACCTCTCCATGGACCCACCCAGAAA CTGTGCCTTCGTCACCTATGAAAAGATGGAGTCAGCAGATCAGGCCGTTGCTGAG CTCAATGGGACCCAGGTGGAGTCTGTACAGCTCAAAGTCAGCATTGCCCGCAAGCAGCCCATGCTGGACGCTGCCACTGGCAAGTCTGTTTGGGGCTCTCTCG